In a genomic window of Candidatus Poribacteria bacterium:
- a CDS encoding slipin family protein, protein MPQVDPIYFAITIAVVIMIATSVRVLKEYERAVIFRLGRLVSTRGPGLVFLIPFWIERMQRISLRVIVNDVTPQDVITKDNVSVSVNAVLTFRVTEADRAVIEVEDFGFAIAQVAQTTLRSVLGRAELDDLLSEREKLNQDLEEIIKKHCEPWGVEVLAMEIKHVDLPVEMQRAMAKQAEAERERRAKVTHAEGEFESAEVLTNAAEILSKTPTAVQLRFLQALVEVSAEKNSTVVFPIPIDLLSPFLEKINGATSSKDL, encoded by the coding sequence ATGCCACAAGTTGACCCTATCTATTTTGCCATCACAATTGCCGTTGTTATAATGATCGCAACGAGCGTCCGCGTTCTCAAAGAGTACGAACGCGCCGTCATTTTCCGACTCGGACGATTGGTTTCGACCCGCGGTCCTGGACTCGTGTTTTTGATACCGTTCTGGATCGAACGGATGCAGCGTATCAGTCTACGAGTTATCGTCAATGATGTCACACCGCAAGATGTGATTACGAAAGACAACGTCTCCGTGAGCGTTAACGCCGTGCTTACATTCAGAGTGACCGAAGCGGATAGAGCCGTGATTGAGGTTGAAGATTTCGGTTTTGCGATTGCCCAGGTCGCACAGACGACGCTCCGGAGTGTACTGGGGCGTGCTGAACTGGACGACCTGCTCTCAGAACGAGAGAAACTAAATCAGGATTTGGAGGAGATCATTAAGAAACATTGTGAACCGTGGGGCGTTGAGGTGCTTGCGATGGAGATTAAACACGTGGATCTCCCTGTCGAGATGCAACGCGCCATGGCGAAACAGGCGGAAGCAGAACGGGAACGGCGTGCGAAGGTCACACACGCTGAGGGTGAGTTCGAGTCTGCTGAGGTACTAACCAATGCCGCTGAAATTCTCAGTAAGACCCCGACGGCTGTGCAACTCCGATTCCTTCAGGCTTTGGTCGAAGTGAGTGCGGAGAAAAACTCGACCGTTGTCTTCCCAATCCCGATTGATTTACTCAGTCCGTTCCTTGAGAAGATAAATGGTGCCACAAGTAGCAAGGATCTTTAA